In Sphingobium sp. B2D3C, a genomic segment contains:
- a CDS encoding DUF2934 domain-containing protein, producing the protein MDDDQYQTISKRAYELWEAEGRPHGRDREHWEQVEQEVLSQQQQQAASPADDADLSLPQEQSETMAAASSPASTALPAKKASAAGRAKKAKTP; encoded by the coding sequence ATGGACGATGACCAGTATCAGACGATCAGTAAGCGGGCCTATGAGCTGTGGGAAGCCGAAGGCCGCCCCCATGGGCGTGACCGCGAGCATTGGGAGCAGGTAGAACAGGAAGTCCTGAGCCAGCAGCAACAGCAGGCTGCCTCCCCTGCCGATGATGCTGACCTATCCCTGCCGCAGGAGCAGAGCGAAACGATGGCTGCCGCCAGTTCCCCGGCTTCGACGGCGCTGCCGGCCAAAAAGGCATCGGCAGCTGGCCGCGCGAAGAAAGCCAAAACGCCCTGA
- the glgX gene encoding glycogen debranching protein GlgX — protein MTQADDIGLEPDATPLAFAKPDRLHHELGAEYTGDGVHFAVFSENAEAIELSLFSDDGEEEVQRLELPRREGSIHSGFLPGLKPGQLYGYRAHGPYEPEQGHRFNPNKLLLDPYAREVSGTLKWDDALWGYDLLSGDDLTFDTRDSAPFMVKSVVQNPDFDWEGDAALRLPWTETIIYEAHVRGLTMTHPDVPEELRGTYAGMVCEPILDHLRKLGVSAIELLPCQFFLDDRSLLERGLSNYWGYQTLGYFAPETRFLQQGEGVPVAIRQFKEMVKRFHRVGIEVIMDVVYNHTAEGSERGPTLCFRGLDNAAYYVLSPDHPRYSFDQTGTGNTLSVAHPMVLRMVLDSLRYWVQVMHVDGFRFDLASTLGRQAAGFDREGTFFGAIRQDPILAGVKLIAEPWDVGEGGYQVGGFPAPFREWNDKFRDTVRGFWRGDGGLVGDLAGSLLGSPEQFNHSDRSPTSSVNFLAAHDGFTLMDCVSFNDKHNEANGENGADGHDHNLSANMGTEGATDDGDIRAARSQRRRNMIATMLLSQGVPMVLSGDEIGNSQQGNNNVYCQDNETAWISWPERDDAFLDFVQRMVRFRLDHPVLAQETFLLGDAGDDGRTEVAWYQPDGREMDEAVWAETELRVLGLFIDHSARAAFLDDENIGALFIIVNAGDALDFTLPHPNDIAHWTRILDTASADPFSEDPCEGDVLAIPANSVCVYAPTAR, from the coding sequence TTGACCCAGGCAGACGATATCGGCCTGGAGCCAGACGCGACGCCTTTGGCCTTCGCAAAGCCGGACAGGCTGCACCATGAACTGGGCGCCGAATATACCGGCGACGGCGTTCATTTTGCGGTCTTTTCCGAAAACGCTGAGGCCATCGAACTCTCGCTCTTCTCGGACGATGGGGAAGAAGAGGTTCAGCGGCTCGAACTGCCCCGACGAGAAGGCTCGATCCACTCGGGCTTTCTCCCCGGCCTCAAGCCCGGTCAACTCTATGGCTATCGCGCGCATGGCCCCTATGAGCCCGAGCAGGGCCATCGCTTCAACCCCAACAAGCTGCTGCTCGACCCTTATGCGCGGGAAGTATCCGGCACGCTCAAATGGGACGATGCGCTGTGGGGCTATGATCTCCTGAGTGGCGACGATCTGACGTTCGACACGCGCGATTCCGCGCCGTTCATGGTCAAGAGCGTGGTGCAGAATCCCGATTTCGATTGGGAAGGAGACGCGGCGCTGCGCCTCCCATGGACCGAGACCATCATCTACGAAGCGCATGTGCGCGGCCTCACCATGACGCACCCCGATGTGCCGGAGGAACTGCGCGGCACCTATGCCGGCATGGTGTGCGAGCCGATCCTCGACCATCTCCGCAAGCTCGGTGTTTCCGCCATCGAGCTGTTGCCCTGCCAGTTCTTCCTCGATGATCGCAGCCTGCTGGAGCGCGGGCTATCCAATTATTGGGGCTATCAGACGCTCGGCTATTTCGCGCCGGAAACCCGCTTCCTCCAGCAGGGCGAGGGCGTCCCCGTTGCCATTCGCCAGTTCAAGGAGATGGTGAAGCGCTTCCACCGGGTCGGCATCGAAGTGATCATGGATGTGGTCTACAACCACACCGCCGAAGGATCGGAACGCGGCCCGACGCTCTGCTTCCGCGGCCTCGACAATGCGGCTTATTATGTCCTGTCGCCGGACCATCCGCGATACTCGTTCGACCAGACCGGCACGGGGAACACGCTCTCTGTGGCGCACCCCATGGTGCTGCGGATGGTGCTCGATTCACTGCGCTACTGGGTGCAGGTCATGCATGTCGACGGGTTCCGTTTCGATCTCGCCTCGACATTGGGACGGCAGGCGGCGGGATTCGATCGCGAAGGAACTTTCTTTGGCGCGATCCGGCAGGACCCCATCCTTGCGGGCGTGAAGCTGATCGCCGAGCCCTGGGATGTCGGCGAGGGCGGCTATCAGGTCGGCGGCTTCCCTGCGCCGTTCCGCGAATGGAACGACAAGTTCCGCGATACCGTGCGCGGGTTCTGGCGGGGGGATGGCGGGCTGGTCGGCGATCTGGCGGGGAGCCTGCTGGGCTCACCCGAACAGTTCAACCATTCGGACCGCAGCCCCACCTCCTCCGTGAATTTCCTCGCCGCTCATGATGGCTTCACGCTGATGGACTGCGTGTCCTTCAACGACAAGCATAACGAGGCCAATGGCGAGAATGGCGCGGACGGCCACGATCATAATCTGTCCGCCAATATGGGCACTGAAGGCGCGACCGACGACGGCGATATCCGCGCGGCACGCAGCCAGCGCCGGCGTAACATGATCGCGACGATGCTGCTCAGCCAGGGCGTGCCGATGGTCCTGAGCGGGGACGAAATCGGCAACAGCCAGCAGGGCAATAACAATGTCTATTGTCAGGACAATGAGACGGCCTGGATCTCATGGCCCGAGCGCGACGATGCATTTCTCGATTTCGTGCAGCGGATGGTCCGCTTCCGCCTCGATCATCCGGTCCTTGCACAGGAGACATTCCTGCTCGGCGATGCGGGGGACGATGGGCGAACGGAAGTCGCCTGGTATCAGCCCGACGGGCGCGAGATGGATGAGGCGGTGTGGGCAGAAACGGAGTTACGCGTCCTTGGTCTGTTCATCGACCATTCCGCGCGAGCGGCCTTCCTTGACGATGAGAACATCGGTGCGCTCTTCATCATCGTGAACGCAGGCGACGCGCTCGACTTCACCCTGCCCCACCCCAATGACATCGCGCACTGGACGCGCATCCTGGATACCGCCAGCGCCGATCCCTTCAGCGAAGACCCGTGCGAGGGCGATGTCCTCGCCATCCCGGCCAACAGCGTATGTGTCTACGCGCCGACCGCACGATGA
- a CDS encoding DksA/TraR family C4-type zinc finger protein produces the protein MANGWAPDGAVQDQIDDSVKDALATARARMPSGPGTLACEECGEEIPEARRKALPGARTCVACQSARDRRPSFSAINRRGSKDSQLR, from the coding sequence ATGGCCAATGGCTGGGCGCCCGACGGCGCCGTTCAGGATCAGATTGACGACAGCGTGAAAGACGCTCTGGCAACCGCCCGGGCGCGGATGCCATCGGGCCCCGGCACCCTGGCGTGCGAGGAATGCGGCGAGGAAATCCCCGAGGCGCGCAGAAAGGCGCTGCCTGGCGCGCGGACCTGCGTCGCCTGCCAGTCGGCACGCGACAGGCGCCCGTCGTTTTCCGCCATCAACCGACGCGGCAGCAAGGACAGCCAGTTGCGGTGA
- the treZ gene encoding malto-oligosyltrehalose trehalohydrolase — MTGHHFRKGWGAEPEEDGQWRFSLWSPDREAVAVEIDGVSAALAQGEDGWFSGTAAARPGASYGFRIGDRLYPDPAARAQMGDVHGPSRLVDPRAFQWSADWAGLPWHQAVIYELHVGTFTPEGTFAAAQRALPRLKSLGVTVVELMPVAQFEGARGWGYDGVLLYAPHPCYGGADGLKQFVDAAHKLGIAVMLDVVYNHFGPSGNYLPVWCPSFFHASARTPWGDGIAFDVPAVRAFFLDNALFWLEEYQLDGLRLDAVHAIADQTTEDFLADLGKAVRARDWGRPIHLVTEDERNLVDYLEPDAPFNASWNDDWHHAIHCLLTGEDESYYAPFAVDPLADIEMALRDGYVEQGQERSPHGHLRGEPSALLPRTAFINFLSNHDQVGNRAQGERLHHLVADRAALRVVTVLTLLTPFTPMLFMGDEFLTEAPFLFFTDFTGDLAEAVRTGRAREFEKFTSFAGTVPDPNDPQTAARSMIGHAANDAQREHEAFVRDLLALRAFHITPLLAQTERPKAVVTREGAAFDARWEFETAALHVRLLLGGEDFSTPTDPFFVEAAQGSGFALAAAVRKDQ, encoded by the coding sequence ATGACCGGCCACCATTTCCGCAAAGGCTGGGGCGCAGAGCCCGAGGAAGACGGGCAATGGCGCTTCTCGCTCTGGTCGCCGGATCGCGAAGCAGTGGCAGTCGAGATCGACGGCGTATCGGCCGCTTTGGCGCAGGGCGAAGATGGCTGGTTCTCCGGCACCGCTGCGGCTCGACCGGGAGCCTCATACGGCTTTCGCATCGGGGACAGGCTCTATCCCGACCCGGCAGCGCGGGCACAGATGGGCGATGTTCACGGCCCCTCGCGCCTGGTCGACCCTCGCGCCTTCCAATGGTCCGCCGACTGGGCGGGTCTCCCCTGGCATCAGGCGGTCATCTATGAGCTTCATGTCGGGACCTTCACGCCCGAGGGCACATTTGCCGCCGCGCAACGGGCATTGCCACGCCTGAAAAGCCTCGGCGTGACGGTCGTCGAGCTGATGCCGGTCGCCCAGTTCGAGGGCGCGCGCGGCTGGGGATATGATGGCGTGCTGCTCTATGCGCCCCATCCTTGCTATGGCGGTGCGGACGGCCTCAAGCAGTTCGTGGATGCAGCCCACAAGCTCGGCATCGCGGTAATGCTCGACGTGGTGTACAACCATTTCGGCCCCTCGGGGAATTATCTGCCCGTCTGGTGCCCGTCCTTCTTCCACGCCTCGGCCCGCACGCCCTGGGGGGACGGCATTGCCTTCGATGTGCCCGCCGTTCGCGCCTTCTTTCTCGACAACGCCCTGTTCTGGCTGGAGGAATATCAGCTCGACGGGCTACGCCTGGACGCCGTTCACGCCATTGCAGACCAGACCACCGAGGACTTTCTGGCGGATCTGGGCAAGGCTGTTCGCGCGCGCGACTGGGGACGCCCGATCCATCTCGTGACCGAGGATGAGCGCAACCTCGTCGACTATCTCGAGCCGGATGCGCCCTTCAATGCCAGTTGGAACGATGACTGGCACCACGCGATCCACTGCCTGCTGACCGGGGAAGACGAGAGCTATTACGCGCCCTTTGCCGTCGATCCGCTGGCGGACATCGAAATGGCACTGCGCGATGGATATGTCGAGCAGGGGCAGGAGCGCTCCCCGCATGGCCATTTGCGCGGCGAGCCATCCGCTCTGTTGCCCCGCACAGCGTTCATCAATTTCCTGAGCAATCACGATCAGGTCGGCAATCGCGCGCAGGGCGAGCGGTTGCATCATCTGGTGGCGGACCGCGCCGCGCTGCGGGTGGTGACGGTCCTGACGCTGCTGACGCCCTTCACGCCGATGCTGTTCATGGGCGATGAGTTCCTGACCGAAGCGCCGTTCCTGTTCTTCACGGATTTCACGGGCGATCTGGCTGAAGCGGTGCGCACGGGCCGGGCACGGGAGTTCGAGAAGTTCACATCCTTCGCCGGCACGGTGCCGGACCCCAATGACCCGCAAACGGCCGCCCGCTCGATGATCGGCCACGCGGCCAACGATGCGCAGCGCGAGCATGAAGCCTTTGTGCGCGATCTTCTCGCGCTGCGGGCGTTCCATATCACGCCGCTCCTTGCACAGACGGAACGGCCCAAGGCAGTCGTCACGCGCGAGGGCGCGGCGTTCGATGCGCGATGGGAGTTTGAAACGGCGGCCCTGCACGTCCGCTTGCTGCTTGGCGGCGAGGATTTTTCCACGCCCACCGACCCCTTCTTCGTGGAGGCCGCACAAGGGAGCGGCTTCGCTTTAGCCGCCGCCGTTCGAAAGGACCAATGA
- a CDS encoding efflux transporter outer membrane subunit, which translates to MRSAIALLGVVCLSGCMAPPTPLPPSAAVTPPAGWQNAVAGEGAVNAGWWRAFNDPALAQLVETAIANNVDMAIATARVREARAQERLARAQLFPTLDATAAGSHGRSLNPFGQATEGTSAQPALQVAYELDLFGRIDDQTSAARSAWLASQAARDATALSVGAATASGYITLLALDARRDVVRRTITARAESLRIARSRAEAGYTSQLELRQAEAEYQAAAIILPQVDLAILRQENALRLLTGDVPGVIQRGGSLDALVAPSVPDQGLPSELLRRRPDIAQAEFALAASDSTLSAARKQFLPSLRLSAAAGAIFSSALANPVTIWSVGGSVLAPLFEGGRLRAGVETAAARRDQAAFTYRKTALTAFGEVENALGNVASLRQQRASAEAQRAAIADALRHATNRYRAGYSSYLEELDAQRALLSADLALVQLRSDQLNALVTLYQVLGGGWESDAR; encoded by the coding sequence ATGCGGTCGGCCATCGCCTTGCTGGGCGTCGTGTGCCTCTCCGGTTGCATGGCGCCACCGACGCCGCTGCCCCCGTCGGCTGCGGTCACGCCGCCTGCCGGCTGGCAAAACGCCGTGGCGGGAGAGGGAGCGGTCAATGCCGGCTGGTGGCGGGCGTTCAATGATCCCGCGCTGGCCCAACTGGTCGAGACCGCGATCGCCAACAATGTCGACATGGCTATCGCCACCGCGCGGGTCCGCGAAGCGCGGGCGCAGGAGCGGCTGGCGCGCGCGCAGCTTTTCCCCACGCTGGATGCGACCGCCGCCGGCTCCCACGGCCGATCGCTCAACCCGTTCGGCCAGGCGACAGAGGGCACCAGCGCCCAGCCTGCGCTGCAGGTGGCTTATGAACTCGATCTGTTCGGCAGGATCGACGATCAGACATCGGCGGCGAGATCGGCCTGGTTGGCCAGTCAGGCCGCCCGTGATGCGACGGCGCTTTCGGTCGGCGCGGCCACGGCATCGGGCTACATCACGCTGCTGGCCCTCGATGCGCGTCGCGACGTCGTCCGCCGGACGATCACGGCACGGGCCGAAAGCCTCCGCATTGCCCGCTCCCGCGCCGAGGCCGGCTACACCTCCCAGCTGGAACTGCGCCAGGCCGAGGCGGAATATCAGGCCGCAGCCATCATCCTCCCGCAGGTCGATCTGGCGATCCTGCGGCAGGAGAATGCCCTGCGCCTGTTGACGGGGGATGTGCCAGGCGTGATCCAGCGCGGCGGATCGCTCGACGCCCTCGTCGCGCCGTCCGTGCCCGATCAGGGGCTGCCGTCCGAGCTGCTGCGCCGCCGGCCCGACATCGCGCAGGCAGAGTTCGCTCTGGCCGCATCGGATTCCACCCTGTCAGCCGCGCGCAAGCAGTTCCTGCCGAGCCTTCGCCTGTCTGCTGCGGCCGGCGCGATTTTCAGCAGCGCGTTGGCGAACCCGGTAACGATCTGGTCCGTCGGCGGCAGTGTGCTGGCGCCCTTGTTCGAGGGCGGGCGCTTGCGCGCCGGCGTGGAAACGGCCGCCGCCCGCCGCGATCAGGCCGCCTTTACCTATCGCAAGACGGCCCTGACCGCGTTCGGTGAGGTGGAGAATGCGCTGGGCAATGTCGCCAGCCTCCGCCAGCAGCGCGCGAGCGCCGAGGCGCAGAGGGCAGCCATTGCCGACGCATTGCGTCATGCGACCAATCGCTATCGTGCGGGCTACAGCAGTTATCTGGAAGAACTCGATGCACAGCGCGCCCTGCTCTCCGCCGACCTCGCGCTGGTGCAACTGCGCTCCGATCAGCTCAACGCCCTGGTCACTCTGTATCAGGTGCTGGGCGGCGGCTGGGAGAGCGACGCGCGTTGA
- the malQ gene encoding 4-alpha-glucanotransferase, which produces MPDDEILALAHAAGLAIHWKDADGLAHSVSQDTLRAALQALGYAAETDAQRAQVWTKLTEEAARNPDFLSADAGQPVPLPDGLAAEASAEVTYEDGSAGRLAIHDGQLPAFTAIGYHRVDIAGHVFTLAVAPPRCCELADPAIWGPAIQIPSLRGERMYGTFDDLRVAGFGFAEQGADLLAISPVHALVPGSARHFSPYAPSSRTYLNTLLADAPVSPPDHANDELIDWTAARDAALLKQRATFAALDEETQRAVWDEAQPDPALIRQALFDALSIEFRGHPWQRWPAAFQNPQSPAVDHFARSHWQEVAVHILAQTQTDRMLGAVQASARAAGMRIGLIADLAVGVDPGGSDVWSDPDGFLRGLTIGAPPDPLGPEGQNWGLTTYSPHALRAQGFRPWIRMIRAALRHAGGLRIDHAFGLRRLWVIPEGAPSTEGVYLDYPFADLLRILAIESHRSQALIIAEDLGTAPEGFMEILAARGILGMSVLWFERDAHGKFAAASAYRPHSVAMTGTHDTPTVAGWWRARDLEWRQSLQPETPADHDRRAEEREHLWNLLAGAPEALASASTDSVVDAALAHIAQAPTPVKIISIEDLLGLEEQPNLPGTLDEHPNWRRRLPAPIDALLRRPEVARRTKMLRDLCGRKADTSVDAPPWRPDEIRG; this is translated from the coding sequence GTGCCTGACGATGAAATTCTAGCCCTGGCGCACGCGGCAGGGCTCGCGATCCATTGGAAGGATGCCGACGGCCTCGCGCATAGCGTGTCGCAGGACACGCTTCGAGCGGCCCTGCAGGCACTGGGCTATGCCGCCGAGACGGATGCGCAGCGGGCGCAGGTTTGGACCAAACTGACTGAAGAGGCCGCGCGGAATCCGGACTTTCTGAGTGCGGATGCCGGCCAGCCCGTCCCTTTGCCGGATGGGCTGGCGGCTGAAGCCTCTGCAGAGGTCACCTATGAGGACGGCAGCGCAGGCCGTCTCGCCATCCACGATGGTCAACTGCCGGCCTTCACCGCAATCGGCTATCATCGGGTCGACATCGCAGGCCATGTCTTTACCTTGGCGGTGGCGCCGCCCCGATGCTGCGAGCTGGCAGATCCCGCCATTTGGGGGCCAGCGATCCAGATCCCTTCGCTGCGCGGCGAGAGGATGTACGGCACCTTCGACGACCTGCGCGTGGCGGGCTTCGGCTTTGCAGAGCAAGGCGCCGATCTGCTGGCGATCAGTCCGGTCCATGCGCTGGTGCCGGGTTCCGCTCGCCATTTCAGCCCCTATGCGCCGTCCAGCCGTACCTATCTCAACACCCTGCTGGCCGATGCGCCTGTTTCGCCGCCCGATCATGCCAATGATGAACTGATCGACTGGACCGCAGCCCGGGACGCGGCGCTTCTCAAGCAGCGCGCCACCTTCGCGGCGCTCGACGAGGAGACCCAGCGCGCAGTCTGGGACGAGGCGCAACCCGACCCCGCCCTGATCCGCCAAGCGCTGTTCGACGCGCTCTCGATCGAGTTTCGCGGCCACCCCTGGCAGCGCTGGCCGGCCGCGTTTCAAAACCCGCAAAGCCCGGCCGTCGACCATTTCGCCCGGAGCCACTGGCAGGAGGTTGCGGTTCACATTCTGGCGCAGACCCAGACCGACCGGATGTTGGGCGCGGTGCAGGCCTCGGCGCGTGCCGCAGGGATGCGCATTGGCCTGATCGCCGACCTCGCCGTGGGGGTCGATCCCGGAGGGAGCGACGTCTGGAGCGATCCGGATGGCTTTCTGCGCGGCCTCACCATCGGCGCCCCACCCGATCCGCTCGGCCCCGAGGGGCAGAATTGGGGCCTCACCACCTATTCGCCGCACGCCCTGCGCGCGCAGGGCTTCCGCCCATGGATCCGGATGATCCGGGCGGCCCTGCGCCATGCCGGCGGCCTCCGCATCGATCATGCGTTCGGACTACGCCGCTTGTGGGTCATCCCCGAGGGCGCGCCCAGCACGGAGGGCGTCTATCTCGACTATCCGTTCGCCGATCTGCTGCGGATCCTGGCCATCGAAAGTCATCGCAGTCAGGCGCTCATCATTGCCGAAGATCTTGGGACGGCGCCCGAGGGCTTCATGGAAATCTTGGCCGCGCGGGGTATATTGGGCATGAGCGTGCTGTGGTTCGAGCGGGACGCCCACGGCAAATTCGCCGCCGCCTCGGCCTATCGTCCGCACAGCGTCGCGATGACCGGCACCCACGACACGCCGACCGTCGCCGGCTGGTGGCGCGCGCGCGATCTGGAATGGCGGCAGAGCCTGCAGCCCGAGACGCCCGCAGACCATGACCGGCGCGCCGAGGAGCGCGAGCATCTGTGGAACCTGCTGGCCGGCGCGCCCGAGGCGCTGGCCAGCGCTTCGACGGACAGCGTGGTCGATGCCGCTCTCGCCCACATCGCCCAGGCACCGACGCCGGTGAAGATCATCTCGATCGAGGATCTGCTGGGCCTTGAGGAACAGCCCAACCTTCCCGGCACGCTCGACGAGCACCCCAATTGGCGCCGCCGCCTGCCCGCCCCGATCGACGCCCTGCTCCGACGACCGGAGGTCGCGCGCCGCACAAAGATGCTGCGCGATCTTTGCGGGCGCAAGGCGGACACGTCCGTCGATGCCCCCCCATGGCGACCTGATGAAATTCGGGGATAG
- a CDS encoding alpha-ketoglutarate-dependent dioxygenase AlkB: MLDLFDTPLVPGLNARADIIDGREEAALIERIDALDLAPFRFQQWTGKRLTHSFGWRYDFETGSFGTTDPIPDWLLPLRARAARFAGLAADDLVQSLLTRYDAGAGIGWHRDRPVFEHVVGISLGSDAVLRLRRRHSGGFERAKLELAPRSVYHLSGEVRHDWEHSIAPMTQPRWSITFRSLSDKGRRG, translated from the coding sequence ATGCTCGACCTGTTCGATACGCCCCTTGTGCCCGGCCTGAACGCACGCGCCGACATCATCGATGGCCGGGAGGAAGCCGCGCTGATCGAGCGGATCGACGCACTGGACCTCGCGCCTTTCCGGTTCCAGCAGTGGACCGGCAAGCGCCTCACCCACTCCTTTGGATGGCGCTACGATTTCGAGACCGGCAGCTTCGGGACGACCGACCCCATACCCGACTGGCTGCTCCCGCTCAGAGCCCGCGCCGCCCGCTTCGCGGGGCTCGCTGCTGACGATCTCGTCCAGTCGCTGCTGACCCGCTATGACGCGGGGGCCGGCATCGGCTGGCACAGGGATCGGCCGGTGTTCGAGCATGTCGTGGGCATCTCGCTCGGCAGCGATGCGGTGCTGCGGCTGCGCCGGCGCCATTCGGGCGGCTTCGAACGCGCGAAGCTCGAACTGGCCCCGCGGTCGGTCTACCATCTGTCCGGCGAGGTCCGCCACGACTGGGAACACAGCATCGCGCCGATGACCCAGCCGCGCTGGTCGATCACCTTCCGCAGCCTATCCGACAAAGGGCGTAGGGGCTGA
- the treY gene encoding malto-oligosyltrehalose synthase: MRHPSAPGLVATYRIQLRNGVDLEAVRARIPWLQALGISHIYLSPLFSAATGSTHGYDVTDPNRVDPVLGGDEAFRVLSDAARAAGLGIILDIVPNHMAFTPENPFIADIMRHGQESRFAPLFDIDWDRGPLQFPVLDGTPADLLDAAQLAFSLVGNDQTLRVYDKHYPLRATPLTERLAGGETLDEGLLAQLLDEQRWQIGHWQEDGGDIVHRRFFNVTDLIGVRQEDPEVFEFTHRWIVEQVRAGRVQGVRVDHIDGLARPLSYLRRLREALGFIPIWVEKIVKEGEPLAPGWPVEGMSGYEFMAPVTQLLTPPEGLDALAAAARAHVPTDYALEVRGVRRTMLYTVFTPELDRVTDAAIMALAGSPVAAPEVRAAIVQLAMHWPVYRSYAADVMPPGDLCAQALAGARGDPHPSGMLGPVFSLLSAPDDPLARAFAARFEQLTGALTAKSEEDTVFYRSIAYLPFCEVGAAPDLQPIDLERFAARMNERASETPCALNALSTHDTKRSADARAAIIALAAFPKLGVRLYGEALARAQDRALPPRWGIYAIQCALMMLDQPEAAQRIADHMAKAMREAKLESSYEEPALEMENGVTELALSLMASLEDGALWSADERQAFLQTWEALIMAQTALQITAPGVPDIYQGTEIVAIALTDPDNRRAVDWDAIASGPAGRDARKLKLTQDLLARRREDAELFAMGSYRLERTPEGLRVTRAWQNRAVTIDIPLPDLIAGPDAAARGAHDRPHETQGTQYGR, translated from the coding sequence ATGCGCCATCCCAGCGCCCCCGGCCTCGTCGCGACGTACAGGATTCAGCTGCGGAACGGCGTCGATCTGGAGGCGGTGCGCGCGCGCATTCCCTGGCTGCAGGCGCTGGGCATCAGCCATATCTACCTCTCGCCGCTGTTCAGCGCCGCGACGGGCTCTACCCATGGCTATGACGTGACCGATCCCAATCGCGTCGATCCGGTGCTCGGCGGTGACGAGGCCTTTCGCGTGCTGAGCGACGCGGCGCGCGCCGCCGGGCTCGGCATCATATTGGACATCGTGCCCAATCATATGGCGTTCACGCCGGAAAATCCCTTCATCGCCGATATCATGCGGCATGGGCAGGAGAGCCGCTTTGCGCCCCTGTTCGATATCGACTGGGACCGTGGCCCGCTGCAATTCCCGGTTCTGGACGGGACGCCGGCCGATCTTCTGGACGCAGCGCAGCTGGCCTTCTCGCTCGTCGGCAATGATCAGACCCTGCGCGTCTACGACAAGCATTACCCCCTGCGAGCGACACCGCTGACGGAGCGGCTGGCGGGCGGGGAGACGTTGGACGAAGGTCTGCTGGCGCAGCTGCTCGATGAACAGCGTTGGCAGATCGGCCATTGGCAGGAGGATGGCGGCGACATCGTCCACCGGCGCTTCTTCAACGTCACCGATCTGATCGGGGTGCGACAGGAAGACCCCGAGGTCTTCGAGTTCACCCATCGCTGGATTGTGGAGCAGGTTCGGGCCGGGCGCGTCCAGGGCGTCCGCGTCGACCATATCGATGGGCTGGCCCGCCCGCTCAGCTACCTCCGCCGGCTGCGCGAGGCGCTGGGCTTCATCCCCATCTGGGTGGAGAAGATCGTCAAGGAAGGCGAGCCGCTGGCGCCGGGCTGGCCGGTCGAGGGCATGAGCGGTTATGAGTTCATGGCGCCGGTCACCCAATTGCTGACCCCGCCGGAAGGGCTGGATGCCTTGGCGGCCGCGGCGCGCGCGCATGTGCCGACGGACTATGCCCTTGAGGTGCGCGGCGTTCGCCGTACGATGCTGTACACCGTCTTTACGCCCGAGCTCGACCGGGTGACCGATGCGGCCATCATGGCACTGGCAGGATCGCCCGTCGCAGCGCCGGAGGTGCGCGCGGCCATCGTGCAGCTTGCGATGCACTGGCCGGTCTATCGCTCCTACGCCGCCGACGTGATGCCGCCGGGCGACTTATGCGCGCAGGCTCTCGCCGGTGCGCGTGGCGATCCGCACCCAAGCGGGATGCTGGGGCCCGTGTTCAGTCTGCTGTCTGCCCCGGACGATCCGCTGGCGCGCGCCTTTGCAGCCCGGTTCGAGCAACTGACCGGCGCGCTCACCGCCAAGTCCGAGGAGGATACGGTCTTCTATCGGTCCATCGCCTATCTGCCGTTTTGCGAGGTGGGCGCCGCCCCGGACCTCCAGCCGATCGACCTTGAGCGCTTTGCGGCGCGCATGAACGAGCGTGCGTCCGAGACGCCCTGCGCGCTCAATGCCCTCTCTACCCATGACACCAAGCGCTCGGCCGATGCCAGGGCCGCGATCATCGCCTTGGCCGCCTTCCCGAAACTGGGCGTGCGCCTCTATGGAGAGGCACTGGCACGAGCGCAGGACCGCGCATTGCCGCCGCGCTGGGGCATCTATGCCATCCAGTGCGCGCTGATGATGCTCGATCAGCCGGAAGCCGCGCAACGCATTGCGGACCACATGGCCAAGGCCATGCGCGAGGCGAAGCTCGAATCCAGCTATGAGGAGCCGGCGCTTGAGATGGAAAACGGCGTGACCGAGCTTGCACTGTCCCTGATGGCCTCGCTTGAAGACGGCGCGCTGTGGTCGGCCGACGAGCGACAGGCGTTCCTGCAGACATGGGAAGCGCTCATAATGGCGCAGACCGCCCTCCAGATCACCGCGCCCGGGGTGCCGGACATCTATCAGGGCACGGAAATCGTCGCGATCGCCCTGACCGACCCGGACAATCGCCGAGCCGTGGACTGGGACGCGATCGCCTCCGGCCCAGCCGGGCGCGATGCCCGCAAGCTAAAGCTGACACAGGACCTGCTCGCGCGCCGCCGGGAGGATGCAGAACTGTTCGCTATGGGCAGCTATCGGCTGGAGCGGACCCCGGAGGGGCTGCGCGTGACCCGGGCATGGCAGAACCGCGCAGTCACCATCGACATTCCCCTGCCCGACCTGATCGCCGGCCCCGATGCGGCGGCGCGAGGCGCGCATGATCGACCCCACGAAACGCAAGGAACCCAATATGGACGATGA